From a region of the Castanea sativa cultivar Marrone di Chiusa Pesio chromosome 10, ASM4071231v1 genome:
- the LOC142613725 gene encoding actin-depolymerizing factor 7-like isoform X2, giving the protein MAVHDDCKLKFLQLKAKRSYRFIVFKIEQQQVVVEKLGEPTESYDDFTASLPANECRYAVYDLDFITAENCQRSKIFFTAWSPDSSKVRHKMVYASSKDRFKRELDGISFELQATDPSELSLDIVKGRATST; this is encoded by the exons ATGGCTGTGCACGATGATTGTAAGCTAAAGTTCTTGCAGCTTAAAGCAAAGAGGAGCTATCGTTTTATTGTGTTCAAGATTGAGCAACAACAGGTGGTGGTGGAGAAGCTCGGGGAGCCTACCGAAAGCTATGACGATTTCACTGCCAGTTTGCCTGCCAATGAGTGTCGTTATGCTGTCTATGATTTGGATTTCATAACTGCAGAAAATTGCCAAAGGAGCAAAATTTTCTTCACTGCATG GTCACCGGATTCATCAAAGGTGAGGCATAAAATGGTTTATGCTAGTTCCAAGGATAGATTCAAGAGAGAACTGGACGGCATTTCATTTGAGTTGCAAGCCACTGATCCCAGTGAGCTGAGCTTGGACATTGTAAAAGGGCGAGCCACATCTACTTAA
- the LOC142613725 gene encoding actin-depolymerizing factor 7-like isoform X1: MANAASGMAVHDDCKLKFLQLKAKRSYRFIVFKIEQQQVVVEKLGEPTESYDDFTASLPANECRYAVYDLDFITAENCQRSKIFFTAWSPDSSKVRHKMVYASSKDRFKRELDGISFELQATDPSELSLDIVKGRATST, from the exons ATG GCAAACGCAGCATCAGGAATGGCTGTGCACGATGATTGTAAGCTAAAGTTCTTGCAGCTTAAAGCAAAGAGGAGCTATCGTTTTATTGTGTTCAAGATTGAGCAACAACAGGTGGTGGTGGAGAAGCTCGGGGAGCCTACCGAAAGCTATGACGATTTCACTGCCAGTTTGCCTGCCAATGAGTGTCGTTATGCTGTCTATGATTTGGATTTCATAACTGCAGAAAATTGCCAAAGGAGCAAAATTTTCTTCACTGCATG GTCACCGGATTCATCAAAGGTGAGGCATAAAATGGTTTATGCTAGTTCCAAGGATAGATTCAAGAGAGAACTGGACGGCATTTCATTTGAGTTGCAAGCCACTGATCCCAGTGAGCTGAGCTTGGACATTGTAAAAGGGCGAGCCACATCTACTTAA